The Deltaproteobacteria bacterium genome includes a window with the following:
- a CDS encoding multicopper oxidase domain-containing protein, translating to MNKRKFLIYITLLLTVTVLSWGVGQGWARPLTSPGGQPDYFETPNWANSPPLPKFVDPLPGLWDPRNGAAPAKSIPLAVPDTLTYPGSDYYEIELREYSEVMHSSMPATRLRGYVQVNNGTNIAGTANDVVPAGVRYLGPLIVATKNRPVRIKFTNKLPTGASGNLFIPVDTTVMGSGAYEINYDPVTKAPSTTKTGTFSQNRADLHLHGGRTPWISDGTPHQWITPNGEVTDYAKGVSVAYVPDMWFTATGVHITDPACAGKTTCATAGATNNPGAGSQTYYYTNQQSARLMFYHDHAWGITRLNVYVGMAAGYMIQDAVEQALIAPGKIPSTQIPLIIQDKTFVNADTIHNTVANGNTGTDPTWNWGSTPGTAVTGDLWWPHVYMPAENPYNPDMTGSNPMGRWFYGPWFFPATPLCGSSPNAVPPLCITHGPVTNAWYDPACVPDPTGVLNNNFCQPPEMPGTPNVSWGAEAFLDTMMVNGAAYPTLTVDPKEYRFRVLNAAHDRFLNLQLYQAVNKIGYTNPTNSLNFAGALTDLTEVAMVPAAPNVLFPATWPTDGREGGVPNPNTRGPAMIQIGTEGGFLPTPVVLPNQPITWNYDPTTFNFGNVNGGTLILGPAERADVIVDFTKFAGQTLILYNDAPTAFPALVPQYDYYTGAPDRRDMGGANTILPGVGPNIRTVMQIVVTGSGGAATPDDYNVTTLANLQTAIAAPTTGAFAVGQEPIVVGQTAYNSNYGRTFPRTWPNWGISRISDTSLSFQRVDGTAVTNFPMQPKAIHDEMGASFDDYGRMAAKLGLEVPFTNAAIANFVLQNFVDPATEIVRPNQVQIWKITHNGVDTHPIHFHLFDVQVINRAGWDGLIRLPDANELGWKDTVRISPLEDTIVAFKPIMPTFPFAVPDSVRPLNPASPIGSTEGFSQIDTLTGGPIAVPTTNQMTNFGNEYVWHCHILSHEENDMMRPIVLVPEVPRLLWVHTTGRANLWKLDSTDNLVSQKLYGPFAGWTPVGYYPNTDSTGGGRLLWVHTSGQANLWKLDATDNLVNQKLYGPFAGWTPVGFSPRSDGTGRLLWKDTSGQAQIRKLDATDTYVSLKSYGPFAGWTPLNFEQPIE from the coding sequence ATGAATAAACGGAAATTTTTGATATATATAACTTTACTATTGACAGTTACCGTCCTTTCCTGGGGGGTCGGCCAGGGGTGGGCCAGGCCATTGACCTCCCCCGGCGGCCAGCCGGATTATTTCGAAACCCCCAACTGGGCCAACAGCCCGCCGCTGCCGAAGTTTGTCGACCCTCTTCCCGGGTTGTGGGATCCCAGAAATGGCGCCGCCCCCGCCAAGAGTATCCCTCTTGCCGTTCCGGACACACTTACCTATCCGGGATCTGATTACTACGAGATCGAACTGCGAGAGTACTCCGAGGTGATGCATTCATCCATGCCCGCCACCAGGCTGCGGGGCTATGTGCAGGTCAACAACGGCACCAACATTGCCGGCACCGCCAATGATGTCGTCCCGGCAGGAGTGCGTTACCTGGGACCCCTGATCGTTGCCACAAAAAACCGGCCGGTGCGCATCAAGTTTACCAACAAGCTGCCCACAGGAGCCAGCGGCAATCTCTTCATACCGGTGGACACCACCGTTATGGGGTCCGGGGCATATGAGATCAATTACGATCCCGTGACCAAGGCGCCCAGCACGACGAAAACCGGCACTTTCTCTCAGAACCGGGCAGACCTCCATCTCCACGGCGGCCGCACCCCCTGGATCAGCGACGGGACGCCCCACCAGTGGATCACCCCGAACGGAGAAGTCACCGACTACGCCAAGGGTGTTAGCGTGGCCTATGTGCCCGATATGTGGTTTACCGCAACAGGGGTGCACATCACCGATCCCGCCTGTGCGGGTAAGACCACCTGCGCCACTGCGGGTGCGACGAACAATCCCGGCGCCGGATCGCAGACCTACTATTATACAAATCAACAGAGCGCCCGGCTGATGTTCTACCACGACCATGCCTGGGGAATCACGCGCCTCAACGTCTATGTCGGCATGGCCGCGGGATACATGATTCAGGACGCAGTTGAGCAGGCCTTGATTGCCCCCGGAAAGATTCCCTCCACCCAGATTCCTCTGATCATTCAGGACAAAACCTTCGTGAACGCCGATACCATCCACAACACTGTCGCTAACGGCAACACCGGCACCGACCCAACCTGGAACTGGGGATCGACCCCCGGGACGGCGGTTACCGGCGACCTCTGGTGGCCCCATGTCTACATGCCCGCGGAGAATCCCTATAATCCTGACATGACCGGCTCAAACCCGATGGGCCGGTGGTTCTACGGCCCCTGGTTCTTCCCGGCGACCCCGTTGTGCGGATCATCCCCCAACGCAGTGCCGCCTTTATGCATCACCCACGGACCAGTCACGAATGCCTGGTACGATCCGGCATGCGTTCCCGATCCCACGGGAGTATTGAACAACAACTTCTGCCAGCCGCCGGAAATGCCGGGCACTCCCAATGTTTCCTGGGGGGCGGAAGCCTTCTTGGACACCATGATGGTCAACGGCGCCGCCTATCCCACCCTTACGGTGGATCCAAAGGAATACCGATTCCGGGTCCTGAACGCCGCCCATGACCGGTTCCTCAACCTGCAACTGTACCAGGCCGTCAACAAGATTGGTTATACCAATCCGACAAATTCGCTTAACTTCGCAGGTGCTTTGACGGATCTGACGGAAGTCGCAATGGTTCCTGCGGCTCCAAACGTGCTCTTCCCGGCTACCTGGCCAACAGATGGCAGGGAGGGCGGTGTGCCCAATCCGAACACGCGGGGTCCCGCAATGATCCAGATTGGCACCGAAGGCGGCTTCCTGCCGACGCCGGTGGTGCTGCCCAACCAGCCGATCACCTGGAACTACGACCCGACAACCTTCAATTTCGGGAATGTCAACGGAGGCACGCTCATCCTGGGACCGGCTGAACGGGCCGACGTGATCGTCGATTTCACCAAGTTCGCCGGCCAGACCCTTATTCTCTACAACGATGCTCCCACGGCGTTCCCGGCGCTCGTCCCGCAATATGACTATTATACGGGCGCCCCGGATCGTCGAGACATGGGCGGCGCAAATACAATACTGCCGGGCGTTGGTCCCAACATCAGGACGGTCATGCAGATCGTGGTGACGGGAAGCGGCGGCGCCGCCACCCCCGATGACTACAACGTGACTACCCTGGCCAACCTGCAGACGGCGATTGCCGCCCCGACCACGGGCGCCTTCGCAGTGGGGCAGGAGCCGATCGTGGTGGGGCAGACCGCCTACAATTCCAACTACGGAAGGACGTTCCCCAGGACCTGGCCGAACTGGGGTATTTCAAGGATTTCCGACACCTCCTTGAGCTTCCAGAGGGTTGACGGCACGGCAGTGACCAATTTCCCGATGCAACCCAAGGCCATTCATGACGAAATGGGCGCGAGCTTCGACGACTACGGACGGATGGCCGCCAAACTGGGGCTGGAAGTTCCGTTTACCAACGCCGCCATCGCGAACTTCGTCCTTCAGAACTTCGTCGATCCGGCTACCGAGATTGTGAGACCGAACCAGGTCCAGATCTGGAAGATCACGCACAATGGCGTGGACACGCACCCCATCCACTTCCACCTGTTCGACGTGCAGGTGATCAACCGGGCTGGCTGGGACGGGCTGATCAGACTGCCCGACGCCAACGAACTAGGCTGGAAGGACACGGTCCGGATCAGTCCGCTGGAGGATACGATCGTTGCCTTCAAGCCGATTATGCCGACGTTTCCCTTCGCTGTTCCCGATAGCGTCCGTCCGCTGAACCCGGCGTCTCCGATAGGCTCCACCGAGGGGTTTTCGCAGATCGACACGCTCACAGGAGGCCCCATAGCGGTGCCAACCACCAATCAGATGACCAACTTTGGCAACGAGTACGTGTGGCACTGCCACATCCTCAGCCATGAAGAGAACGACATGATGCGGCCGATTGTATTAGTGCCGGAGGTGCCCAGGCTCCTTTGGGTCCATACGACCGGGCGGGCCAATCTTTGGAAATTGGATTCCACGGATAACCTTGTCAGTCAAAAGCTTTATGGTCCCTTCGCGGGATGGACGCCGGTAGGCTATTATCCGAACACGGACAGCACGGGAGGGGGCAGGCTCCTTTGGGTCCATACGTCCGGGCAGGCCAATCTTTGGAAATTGGATGCCACGGATAACCTTGTCAATCAAAAGCTTTATGGTCCCTTCGCGGGATGGACGCCGGTAGGTTTTTCCCCGAGATCGGACGGCACGGGCAGGCTCCTCTGGAAAGATACATCCGGGCAGGCCCAAATTCGGAAATTGGATGCCACGGATACCTATGTCAGTTTAAAGTCTTATGGCCCCTTCGCGGGATGGACGCCACTGAACTTCGAGCAGCCAATCGAGTGA
- a CDS encoding MBL fold metallo-hydrolase, whose product MVKKDMVSIKKTFKVFTILLLLSLLCIVGCDQGGENLVETSNTQQSINRSITPVSLFNSSASLNWTMINVGFGDAHLIQIKDGKTILIDTGLVSNAQSYLIPYIGVIPINKIDYVFITHPHSDHYEGLTALISSNISIGAVYFNVPTDDRCEAESWGCNAQDIADIIKLLEEKNVPLNKAEAGMSFDIGDDSSLDILYAFNVTNSPVGSIDLNDESLVTLVRHKNHRFLLTGDLNSKIGTYLAANGQDLQADVLKFPHHGTAGIAPNSFFDKINPQYVIITSPSDLWCSDRSTQARSWLKEKNIPAYITGFHGNVNIGVVNDKLTFATQYDYQTTNLCNETK is encoded by the coding sequence TTGGTTAAAAAAGATATGGTTTCAATCAAAAAGACATTCAAAGTTTTTACAATCCTTTTGTTGTTATCACTTCTTTGCATCGTCGGATGCGATCAAGGCGGCGAAAACCTCGTCGAAACTTCAAACACTCAACAAAGCATCAATCGAAGCATCACTCCTGTTTCGCTGTTTAATTCATCGGCGTCTTTGAATTGGACAATGATTAATGTCGGTTTTGGGGATGCACACCTCATCCAGATAAAAGACGGCAAGACAATTTTAATTGATACAGGACTTGTTTCTAATGCTCAAAGCTACCTAATTCCCTATATAGGAGTTATCCCTATTAATAAAATTGATTATGTTTTTATAACCCATCCTCATTCCGACCACTACGAAGGATTGACTGCACTTATTTCCAGTAACATATCAATTGGCGCCGTTTATTTTAATGTTCCCACCGATGATAGATGTGAGGCTGAATCTTGGGGATGCAATGCACAAGATATTGCGGATATAATAAAATTATTGGAAGAGAAAAATGTACCTCTTAATAAAGCGGAAGCAGGGATGAGTTTTGATATAGGCGATGATAGCAGTTTAGACATTTTATATGCATTCAATGTAACTAATTCACCTGTCGGCAGCATCGATTTGAATGATGAATCTTTGGTTACGCTTGTGCGGCACAAAAATCATCGCTTTCTTTTAACCGGAGATCTCAACTCTAAAATAGGAACATATCTCGCCGCAAACGGTCAAGATTTGCAAGCTGATGTTCTAAAATTTCCTCATCACGGAACAGCAGGAATAGCGCCCAACAGCTTTTTTGATAAAATCAATCCACAGTATGTTATAATTACATCTCCATCTGATCTGTGGTGTTCCGATCGCAGTACACAAGCACGCAGTTGGCTAAAAGAAAAAAACATTCCTGCCTACATTACCGGTTTTCACGGCAATGTAAACATCGGCGTCGTCAACGACAAATTGACATTTGCAACGCAATACGATTATCAAACTACTAATTTGTGCAATGAAACCAAGTAA
- the aepX gene encoding phosphoenolpyruvate mutase, which translates to MTSKKPKRKKVYVAMSADLIHPGHLNIISVARQYGDVIIGLLTDSAIASYKRLPYLSFEQRKVIVENIVGVAEVIPQETLDYVPNLLKIKPQYVVHGDDWRTGVQQETRKRVIETLQKWGGELIEPPYTPGVSSTNLSKAVCEIGTTPDIRGKRLRRLLTAKPLSRFLEVHNGLCGLIVENVYINKNDVRHEFDGMWISSLTDSTAKGKPDIECVDLTSRTRTLNDILEVTTKPIIFDGDTGGIAEHFVFMVRTLERLGVSAVIIEDKIGLKRNSLFGIEVQQQQDSIENFSQKISLGKRAQITDDFMIIARIESLILKAGITDAVERAKAYIDAGCDGIMIHSREKTPDEVLEFCRHYNKLKSRVPLVVIPTTYSQVTERELAEAGVRIVIYANHMLRSAYPGMLKAAKIILESERALEAEALCMPINEIINLIK; encoded by the coding sequence ATGACTTCTAAAAAGCCCAAGAGAAAAAAAGTATATGTGGCCATGAGTGCTGATCTGATCCACCCGGGCCATCTGAATATTATTTCCGTAGCCCGGCAGTATGGTGATGTGATTATCGGTCTTTTGACAGATAGCGCCATAGCAAGTTATAAACGCCTGCCTTATCTTTCTTTCGAACAGCGCAAAGTAATAGTAGAAAACATCGTTGGCGTTGCAGAAGTTATTCCACAAGAAACTTTAGATTATGTTCCTAATCTATTGAAGATAAAGCCGCAATACGTTGTACATGGTGATGACTGGCGAACCGGAGTGCAACAAGAAACGAGAAAGCGGGTCATCGAAACTCTTCAAAAATGGGGCGGCGAACTTATAGAGCCACCCTACACACCGGGAGTATCATCGACGAACCTAAGCAAAGCTGTATGCGAAATTGGAACTACTCCTGATATCAGAGGGAAGCGCCTGAGACGGCTTCTCACAGCCAAACCATTGTCTCGTTTTCTTGAAGTACACAATGGTCTATGCGGGTTGATTGTAGAAAATGTTTATATAAATAAAAATGATGTCCGTCACGAATTTGATGGCATGTGGATAAGCAGCCTTACCGATTCCACGGCTAAGGGTAAACCTGATATTGAGTGTGTCGATCTGACTTCCCGAACACGCACACTTAACGATATCTTAGAAGTGACAACCAAACCGATCATTTTTGACGGAGACACCGGCGGCATCGCTGAACATTTCGTGTTCATGGTTCGAACACTGGAGCGCTTAGGGGTTTCCGCCGTGATTATTGAAGATAAGATTGGCCTGAAAAGAAATTCACTCTTTGGTATCGAGGTACAACAACAGCAGGACAGTATAGAAAATTTTTCGCAAAAGATAAGTTTAGGAAAGCGGGCCCAGATTACTGATGACTTTATGATTATTGCCCGTATCGAAAGTTTGATACTAAAAGCGGGGATTACCGACGCTGTTGAAAGGGCAAAGGCATATATAGACGCGGGCTGCGATGGTATAATGATTCACAGCAGAGAAAAAACACCGGACGAAGTTTTGGAATTTTGCCGGCATTACAATAAATTAAAATCAAGAGTTCCTCTCGTTGTTATTCCGACCACTTATTCTCAAGTTACCGAAAGAGAACTCGCCGAAGCTGGAGTAAGGATTGTTATTTATGCCAACCATATGTTGCGAAGCGCTTATCCCGGCATGCTCAAAGCGGCAAAGATAATCCTCGAGAGCGAGCGCGCCCTTGAAGCGGAAGCTTTGTGCATGCCTATAAATGAGATTATAAATCTGATTAAGTAA
- the aepY gene encoding phosphonopyruvate decarboxylase: MIKCSTFYEMLITRGISFFTGVPDSLLKDFCAYITDHVPDNQHVIAANEGGAVALAAGHYLATGHIGLVYMQNSGQGNAVNPLTSLADPDVYGIPILLLIGWRGEPGVKDEPQHAKQGKITLQILQTLDIPYRILPENVEEADLCLEDLFAEISTHKCPAALIVKKGVFDSYKLKQTAKDISLLSREYAIQKIVDSLRPTDILVSTTGMISRELYEYRDAIDGNHSSDFLTVGSMGHASQIAMGIALAKPDRQVFCLDGDGAALMHLGAMAIIGSRNLNNFKHIILNNAAHDSVGGQPTAGKDVAFTKIAIACGYKSTLVVESQEELRDLLPPLLATQGPALLEIRVRKGARADLGRPKTTPHENKAAFMEFLSK, from the coding sequence ATGATCAAATGCAGTACATTTTATGAAATGCTGATAACCCGCGGCATTTCTTTTTTTACCGGTGTACCCGATTCCCTTCTCAAGGATTTTTGCGCCTATATAACCGATCATGTACCCGACAATCAGCATGTCATTGCCGCCAATGAAGGCGGCGCCGTCGCTCTGGCCGCCGGTCACTATCTGGCAACAGGCCATATCGGGCTTGTTTATATGCAGAATTCCGGACAGGGCAACGCCGTTAATCCATTAACCTCACTGGCTGATCCTGATGTTTACGGCATTCCCATACTTTTGTTGATCGGCTGGCGCGGCGAACCGGGAGTAAAGGACGAACCGCAACATGCCAAGCAGGGGAAAATTACACTGCAAATTTTGCAAACATTGGATATTCCATACCGCATCCTGCCAGAGAATGTTGAAGAAGCCGATCTCTGTTTAGAGGATTTGTTTGCGGAAATATCCACACATAAATGCCCTGCCGCCCTTATAGTAAAAAAGGGCGTTTTTGATTCCTATAAGTTAAAACAAACGGCAAAAGATATTTCACTTCTCTCTCGTGAATACGCCATACAGAAAATTGTCGATTCGTTAAGGCCGACAGACATTCTTGTTTCAACTACCGGAATGATTTCCCGGGAACTTTACGAATATCGAGATGCGATTGACGGCAATCATAGCAGTGACTTCCTTACGGTCGGATCCATGGGCCACGCCTCACAAATCGCCATGGGAATCGCCTTGGCAAAACCGGACAGACAGGTTTTTTGTCTCGACGGAGATGGGGCGGCTTTAATGCACTTAGGCGCCATGGCCATTATCGGATCACGAAACCTTAATAATTTTAAACATATCATTCTTAATAACGCCGCCCATGATTCGGTCGGCGGCCAGCCAACGGCAGGCAAAGACGTCGCCTTTACAAAGATAGCCATCGCCTGCGGCTATAAATCGACCTTGGTTGTGGAGTCACAGGAAGAACTCAGAGACCTGCTGCCGCCATTGCTGGCGACGCAAGGCCCTGCTCTGCTGGAAATTCGCGTAAGAAAAGGCGCGAGAGCAGATTTAGGCCGCCCGAAAACGACGCCACATGAAAATAAGGCGGCATTTATGGAATTCCTTTCGAAATGA
- a CDS encoding phosphonoacetaldehyde reductase — translation MNQQEYIGFDSISYLATILLKLSPKNIFLVTGRQSFEVSGAKNILDPLLKGFSIVPYPYNEPNPKIADIERGLETYKKEKPDVVIAVGGGSVIDTAKLINFFAANDIKPKDWFNEKKPEIRKSAPLIAIPTTSGSGSEATHFAVLYIGKEKHSVEHETMLPAIAIIDQAFSMNLPPYITASSGMDALSQAIESYWSIHATEQSKKLAASAIELIYPGIIDCVNNPTPEHRLSMAQGAHLAGKAIRLTKTTAVHAISYPMTSYFGIPHGHACGLILPGMFHFISGVTENSLTDKRGREYVIKTLKEIAVFLGEKNHKNAPKRLEMLMKEIGLETNLNALGIKSNDDIETIITHGFNPDRVKNNPRYLNKSALRHILNKAAAMSAFANPQS, via the coding sequence ATGAATCAGCAAGAATATATCGGGTTTGACAGCATCAGTTACTTAGCGACGATCCTTTTAAAACTTTCTCCTAAAAATATTTTCCTCGTTACGGGCCGGCAATCCTTTGAGGTTTCGGGTGCAAAAAATATATTGGACCCTTTGCTCAAAGGCTTTTCAATTGTACCTTACCCATATAATGAACCTAATCCAAAAATTGCAGATATTGAGCGCGGCTTGGAAACGTATAAGAAAGAAAAGCCGGATGTCGTTATTGCCGTCGGCGGCGGCAGTGTTATCGACACAGCCAAACTGATTAACTTCTTTGCTGCAAACGACATCAAACCGAAAGACTGGTTTAATGAAAAAAAACCTGAAATAAGGAAAAGCGCCCCTCTGATCGCTATCCCCACAACCTCAGGTTCCGGCAGCGAGGCAACGCATTTTGCTGTGCTCTATATCGGAAAAGAAAAACACTCCGTGGAGCATGAAACGATGCTTCCGGCTATTGCAATCATTGATCAGGCTTTCTCAATGAATTTGCCACCCTATATCACAGCATCTTCAGGGATGGACGCCCTATCCCAGGCCATTGAATCATACTGGAGCATCCATGCCACAGAGCAATCTAAAAAATTGGCCGCAAGTGCAATCGAACTGATCTATCCCGGAATTATCGACTGTGTAAATAATCCCACACCAGAGCACCGCCTGTCTATGGCACAGGGCGCCCATTTGGCCGGCAAAGCGATAAGATTAACCAAAACCACCGCCGTCCACGCCATTTCATATCCCATGACATCATACTTCGGCATACCTCACGGGCATGCATGCGGTTTGATTTTGCCCGGCATGTTTCATTTTATATCCGGCGTTACGGAAAACAGTCTCACAGATAAACGGGGCCGGGAATATGTGATTAAGACATTAAAAGAAATCGCCGTCTTTCTGGGTGAGAAGAATCATAAAAATGCACCAAAAAGACTTGAAATGTTGATGAAGGAAATCGGCCTGGAGACAAATTTGAACGCCCTTGGAATAAAATCGAATGATGATATAGAGACCATTATCACTCACGGCTTTAATCCCGATCGTGTCAAAAACAATCCCCGATATCTAAACAAAAGCGCTTTAAGACATATTTTGAATAAGGCCGCCGCAATGTCGGCCTTTGCAAACCCTCAAAGCTGA
- a CDS encoding flippase, whose protein sequence is MIRNTLFMFTSTILRFINGVLLFIIMARFWGPQTFGVFMYPFTLAAIIVILVDYGFNLQLVRDVGKKTQEAHRLTCQAVAIKTILTAIVAVFGLPLILLLKSLEGYRLILGLLLFSNILNSYGLLFNLSFRGMGLFDREVKTVFWSSIVTFLLVGGLVLSGQGPEVIAIGFVLSKAFFLILSWAVYRHLIGGTKFIYPNRRSALTALSSGFPFAAHVALGTLYFSVDTIIIQHFLGAENVGIYQAGLRIMVGGLILTDVLSNIYLSRMAKDSYDRKALISLSTRMTRHCLMIGVFGFICMIGFSDLIVKLIYGSNGFSKVIPLFPLFGIVLLLRYLGASYGILLTVDNRQVVRMVGVGLSVIVSIALNILLIPRFNLNGALFASIITHVFLTAIYIFFAWRQVQSWLIEKRSWILISIAVLTGLFQLFIIPDHNIMRYTVMTGALLFVGLIGITSTEYSNLVKRLQRYASNAA, encoded by the coding sequence ATGATCAGAAACACCCTCTTCATGTTTACATCGACTATTCTGCGCTTTATCAACGGCGTCCTGCTCTTTATCATCATGGCGCGTTTTTGGGGTCCTCAAACCTTCGGTGTTTTCATGTATCCGTTCACTCTGGCGGCCATCATCGTCATATTAGTTGACTACGGTTTCAATCTCCAACTGGTCAGGGACGTAGGGAAAAAAACCCAGGAAGCACATAGGCTGACCTGTCAGGCGGTGGCGATAAAAACGATTTTAACCGCAATAGTAGCCGTTTTTGGCTTGCCGTTGATCCTTCTATTAAAGTCACTTGAGGGGTATCGCCTTATCCTTGGTTTGCTTCTATTCTCAAATATTCTGAATTCCTACGGCTTGCTTTTTAACTTGAGTTTTCGGGGTATGGGCCTGTTCGATAGAGAGGTGAAGACTGTATTTTGGTCAAGCATAGTTACTTTTCTCTTAGTCGGAGGGCTTGTATTATCTGGTCAGGGTCCTGAAGTCATCGCCATAGGATTTGTTCTTTCCAAGGCTTTTTTTCTGATTCTTTCTTGGGCGGTTTACCGGCATCTTATTGGCGGGACCAAGTTTATATATCCTAACCGACGTAGCGCGCTTACGGCGCTGAGTAGTGGATTCCCTTTTGCGGCCCATGTAGCTTTAGGCACACTTTATTTTTCCGTTGATACGATCATTATTCAACACTTTCTCGGTGCAGAAAATGTCGGCATTTATCAGGCCGGATTGAGGATAATGGTCGGCGGATTGATATTGACTGATGTACTTTCCAACATTTACCTGAGTCGTATGGCCAAAGACAGTTATGATCGCAAGGCATTGATCAGTCTGTCTACACGCATGACGCGCCATTGCTTGATGATAGGCGTGTTTGGCTTTATTTGTATGATTGGTTTCTCGGATCTGATTGTGAAATTAATTTATGGCAGTAATGGTTTCAGCAAGGTCATTCCTCTATTTCCTCTTTTTGGCATAGTTCTTCTATTGCGTTATTTAGGAGCTTCCTATGGTATTCTTTTGACGGTTGATAATCGCCAGGTTGTGCGTATGGTTGGTGTAGGTTTATCCGTTATCGTCAGTATCGCTCTCAACATTCTCTTGATTCCAAGATTCAATTTAAACGGCGCCCTCTTTGCGTCGATTATCACCCATGTTTTCTTGACGGCCATCTATATCTTTTTCGCATGGCGGCAAGTTCAGAGTTGGCTTATAGAGAAGCGCTCATGGATTTTAATTTCAATTGCCGTTTTGACAGGATTGTTTCAACTGTTCATTATTCCTGATCATAATATAATGCGTTACACAGTTATGACCGGCGCTCTTTTGTTTGTCGGTCTCATTGGCATAACCTCAACTGAATATTCTAACCTCGTGAAGCGCTTGCAAAGATATGCATCAAACGCTGCCTGA
- a CDS encoding CDP-glycerol glycerophosphotransferase family protein yields MYQRIRALIINLISLPLYWISFFTPRNKNIWVFGAWLGRSYTDNSKWLFESVCKNEPQIRAIWLTRERKVVNEMHRYGFEVYMIKSWKGYWLTCRAGLAIACWGNADVNRIAISRAKKLQLWHGSPMKQIVMDDKYAQIDTSSLLGLLQKIWQAFFPFTVERWDVVIACSEVFKRYMASAFGVSPLQVKVTGYPRNDVLLDPNPPIIPFIEELKKSLVVKYVLIYAPTFRNDPKDMDKLFHTFEVEKFESFLTDHEAVLLIKMHYVYLNSPQVINLKERISRICWLDEKSVPEINPLLNFTDILITDYSGVYFDYLLLDRPVVFAPFDLENYLAGDREMYEDYNHVAMAGPKCRDWNDVMKACQEILNGNDKCRVERKAAQRKYNSFVDANSCSRVIEVGKNMVGIQ; encoded by the coding sequence GTGTACCAGAGAATCCGGGCGCTCATTATAAATCTGATTTCACTACCTCTTTACTGGATTAGTTTTTTTACCCCGCGCAATAAAAATATCTGGGTATTCGGCGCATGGCTTGGCCGTAGTTACACGGACAACAGTAAATGGCTCTTTGAAAGTGTTTGTAAAAATGAGCCCCAAATCAGGGCAATCTGGCTGACCCGTGAACGTAAAGTTGTAAATGAAATGCACAGGTATGGGTTTGAAGTGTACATGATTAAGTCCTGGAAAGGCTACTGGCTTACCTGCCGGGCCGGTCTCGCGATAGCCTGTTGGGGTAACGCTGATGTAAACAGGATAGCTATTTCGCGAGCCAAGAAGCTCCAGTTATGGCATGGTTCACCCATGAAACAAATCGTAATGGATGACAAATATGCTCAGATAGATACTTCAAGCTTATTAGGATTATTGCAAAAGATTTGGCAGGCTTTTTTCCCGTTTACTGTGGAACGGTGGGATGTGGTCATCGCTTGCAGTGAAGTTTTCAAGAGATATATGGCAAGCGCTTTCGGGGTAAGCCCGCTGCAAGTCAAAGTCACCGGTTATCCAAGAAACGATGTTCTGCTTGATCCCAATCCACCGATTATTCCTTTTATTGAGGAACTCAAAAAGTCCCTTGTGGTTAAGTATGTGCTTATTTATGCACCAACCTTTCGAAATGATCCAAAAGATATGGACAAGTTGTTTCATACTTTCGAAGTGGAGAAGTTTGAAAGTTTTTTGACGGATCATGAGGCTGTTTTATTAATCAAGATGCATTACGTTTACCTTAATTCACCCCAAGTGATCAATTTGAAAGAGCGAATTTCGCGCATTTGTTGGCTTGATGAGAAGTCGGTTCCGGAGATCAATCCGTTACTTAATTTTACTGACATACTTATTACCGATTATTCCGGTGTATACTTCGATTACTTGCTTTTGGACAGGCCAGTGGTGTTCGCTCCCTTTGATCTTGAAAACTACCTTGCGGGCGATCGTGAAATGTATGAAGATTACAACCACGTCGCAATGGCCGGCCCAAAATGTCGAGATTGGAACGATGTAATGAAGGCCTGCCAAGAAATATTAAATGGCAATGATAAATGCCGCGTGGAGCGAAAGGCGGCGCAAAGAAAATACAATAGCTTCGTTGATGCAAATAGTTGCTCACGAGTTATAGAGGTGGGGAAAAATATGGTTGGGATTCAATAG